A genome region from Drosophila simulans strain w501 chromosome 2R, Prin_Dsim_3.1, whole genome shotgun sequence includes the following:
- the LOC27207685 gene encoding probable G-protein coupled receptor Mth-like 7 isoform X1, producing the protein MKLQLLCTFIFLILLKFQAVNADSNKTEEKSCVKSDNNSNDEDDLWHCIRICCPRKNTMADGGCSFKKHLFLSKLDLSIRLDDNSTEALYFNNQTLLITSFWDIDEMIGLRRDEYTLYKNGTMYLHFDQSSKTKEEYCFYPHQIYSDFPETIWIILHKFSSIDIPGAYGRKAMSIKKSFSKTFNSEYSLVTSVSLICYIFTIGIYLFVKELRNDFGKCLISCIFCLFLTDLISLMDKLRLLDDFCSLAGYIMHFFDFANSVWFSIISYCIWKKVTSVDSQENRYEFVSYSIFAYGISAIPLGIIFTMNQLWEEDLKKWNWLPSVGFSRCTVEVGKRSAWLYYFGPDAIMNAFNIIMFVLTIRHIIKTKRNIRNLTERPDKNATCVTLNFQWNLLFLRISAIMGVSWVLTFVSMIEVNTTSWDIFCIIIFQIHYGFGIILCVLLICKRSTRQLLITKIRGKNLHQQTVV; encoded by the exons ATGAAACTTCAACTGCtttgtacatttatttttttaatcttGTTAAAATTTCAAGCCGTTAATGCAGACTCCAATAAAACTGAAGAGAAATCATGTGTAAAAAGTGATAACAATTCGAACGATGAAGATGATCTGTGGCATTGCATTCGGATTTGTTGCCCCCGGAAGAATACGATGGCCGATGGCGGATGTAGTTTTAAGAAGCATCTCTTCCTTTCAAAACTTGATTTAAGCATAAGACTCGATGACAATTCGACAGAGGCCCTGTATTTCAACAATCAAACACTGCTAATAACATCGTTTTGGGATATTGATGAAATGATCGGCCTGAGAAGAGATGAGTACACGTTGTACAAG AACGGAACCATGTACCTTCACTTCGACCAGAGTTCAAAGACCAAAGAAGAATATTGCTTTTACCCCCATCAGATTTACTCGGACTTCCCAGAAACGATTTGGATTATTTTACACAAGTTTTCGTCGATAGATATACCAGGAGCTTACGGGCGTAAGGCTATGTCTATAAAGAAATCCTTCAGTAAAACCTTTAACTCAGAGTATTCTTTAGTAACATCAGTTTCGCTAATATGCTATATCTTCACAATCGGCATTTATCTTTTTGTGAAAGAACTACGAAATGACTTTGGAAAGTGCCTTATAAGTTGCATATTCTGCCTATTTCTTACCGATCTAATCTCGCTTATGGATAAACTTAGATTGTTGGATGACTTTTGCTCACTGGCAG GTTATATCATGCACTTCTTTGATTTTGCCAATTCTGTTTGGTTCTCCATAATCAGCTATTGCATATGGAAGAAAGTCACATCTGTCGATAGCCAAGAAAATCGCTATGAGTTCGTCTCTTACAGTATTTTTGCCTACGGCATATCTGCTATACCACTCGGAATCATCTTTACGATGAATCAACTTTGGGAAGAGGATCTCAAGAAATGGAACTGGTTGCCCTCAGTTGGTTTTAGTAGATGCACGGTGGAGG TTGGGAAGCGGTCTGCCTGGTTATATTATTTTGGGCCCGATGCGATCATGAACgcctttaatataattatgttCGTTCTGACTATCAGACacattataaaaacaaaaagaaacatCCGCAACTTAACAGAACGACCAGATAAGAACGCGACTTGTGTTACTTTAAATTTTCAGTG GAACCTATTGTTTCTGCGGATTTCCGCTATTATGGGCGTATCTTGGGTACTGACCTTTGTTTCGATGATAGAAGTGAATACCACTTCTTGGGACATTTTCTGTATAATAATCTTTCAAATCCATTATGGTTTTGGTATCATTTTATGTGTCCTGCTTATTTGTAAGCGAAGCACCCGTCAACTACTCATTACTAA AATTCGTGGTAAGAACTTACACCAACAGACCGTTGTTTGA
- the LOC27207685 gene encoding probable G-protein coupled receptor Mth-like 7 isoform X2 — protein sequence MKLQLLCTFIFLILLKFQAVNADSNKTEEKSCVKSDNNSNDEDDLWHCIRICCPRKNTMADGGCSFKKHLFLSKLDLSIRLDDNSTEALYFNNQTLLITSFWDIDEMIGLRRDEYTLYKNGTMYLHFDQSSKTKEEYCFYPHQIYSDFPETIWIILHKFSSIDIPGAYGLTSVSLICYIFTIGIYLFVKELRNDFGKCLISCIFCLFLTDLISLMDKLRLLDDFCSLAGYIMHFFDFANSVWFSIISYCIWKKVTSVDSQENRYEFVSYSIFAYGISAIPLGIIFTMNQLWEEDLKKWNWLPSVGFSRCTVEVGKRSAWLYYFGPDAIMNAFNIIMFVLTIRHIIKTKRNIRNLTERPDKNATCVTLNFQWNLLFLRISAIMGVSWVLTFVSMIEVNTTSWDIFCIIIFQIHYGFGIILCVLLICKRSTRQLLITKIRGKNLHQQTVV from the exons ATGAAACTTCAACTGCtttgtacatttatttttttaatcttGTTAAAATTTCAAGCCGTTAATGCAGACTCCAATAAAACTGAAGAGAAATCATGTGTAAAAAGTGATAACAATTCGAACGATGAAGATGATCTGTGGCATTGCATTCGGATTTGTTGCCCCCGGAAGAATACGATGGCCGATGGCGGATGTAGTTTTAAGAAGCATCTCTTCCTTTCAAAACTTGATTTAAGCATAAGACTCGATGACAATTCGACAGAGGCCCTGTATTTCAACAATCAAACACTGCTAATAACATCGTTTTGGGATATTGATGAAATGATCGGCCTGAGAAGAGATGAGTACACGTTGTACAAG AACGGAACCATGTACCTTCACTTCGACCAGAGTTCAAAGACCAAAGAAGAATATTGCTTTTACCCCCATCAGATTTACTCGGACTTCCCAGAAACGATTTGGATTATTTTACACAAGTTTTCGTCGATAGATATACCAGGAGCTTACGGGC TAACATCAGTTTCGCTAATATGCTATATCTTCACAATCGGCATTTATCTTTTTGTGAAAGAACTACGAAATGACTTTGGAAAGTGCCTTATAAGTTGCATATTCTGCCTATTTCTTACCGATCTAATCTCGCTTATGGATAAACTTAGATTGTTGGATGACTTTTGCTCACTGGCAG GTTATATCATGCACTTCTTTGATTTTGCCAATTCTGTTTGGTTCTCCATAATCAGCTATTGCATATGGAAGAAAGTCACATCTGTCGATAGCCAAGAAAATCGCTATGAGTTCGTCTCTTACAGTATTTTTGCCTACGGCATATCTGCTATACCACTCGGAATCATCTTTACGATGAATCAACTTTGGGAAGAGGATCTCAAGAAATGGAACTGGTTGCCCTCAGTTGGTTTTAGTAGATGCACGGTGGAGG TTGGGAAGCGGTCTGCCTGGTTATATTATTTTGGGCCCGATGCGATCATGAACgcctttaatataattatgttCGTTCTGACTATCAGACacattataaaaacaaaaagaaacatCCGCAACTTAACAGAACGACCAGATAAGAACGCGACTTGTGTTACTTTAAATTTTCAGTG GAACCTATTGTTTCTGCGGATTTCCGCTATTATGGGCGTATCTTGGGTACTGACCTTTGTTTCGATGATAGAAGTGAATACCACTTCTTGGGACATTTTCTGTATAATAATCTTTCAAATCCATTATGGTTTTGGTATCATTTTATGTGTCCTGCTTATTTGTAAGCGAAGCACCCGTCAACTACTCATTACTAA AATTCGTGGTAAGAACTTACACCAACAGACCGTTGTTTGA